From one Magnetofaba australis IT-1 genomic stretch:
- a CDS encoding methyl-accepting chemotaxis protein, with amino-acid sequence MLNRFSISQKILAYSVMITLLLCIGGALAFTSLSRTQTDWRTHQARIIEQQKQLLALHRAFGPAAQSQTETMARLAHQTLSAYQKLAGLSAAEKSSVGLLAELADKLGEPAIATQSEQALQSLSEQFTKRVAADHGAITSSLSGVSTLLLWILLPALLMSLAFAFVTRAFVLAKAARITETLELLTHGDLTRRIAVPETPDELDQLAMGVNRMSDSLVKMIRNVSLRSATLDAVINESQGVKDLLNKDAKQAHERTYEAVARNSGVDEDFTDLKNHIDKVSTNFTTVYDAALSLTERISAIADASASAEENVSSAARSTQEMAANINEINQDLDSVNASMQEVASKIGDINQSIQEVNERCVTANAESQRTKVQSQESMERMTKLADSAHSIEAVVEIINDIAEQTNMLALNAAIEAAGAGDAGKGFAVVANEVKELARQTTESTLLIRERIDEIQDGARDAANASKHVSESIEQIAAINNEINTLVGEQNHTIGVISHSMQEVSQAALRVSGNAQEISESAGAITAASQSADASVREITAMSAQASSDAASLTELGQQSQQLAEEAKTMGTNIFSASCEVQKNGIQTMNLVNMMNGSIHQTEMLVEVIQETSTALLQSTEGLRIGNPTFDVRAIKLAHLGWLTKLEHVIRGRVSLSPNEVATGRDCAFGKWYYSSGVELFGDLPVFQHLGEVHLKVHETAREVVHLAHEQKTEEAIVKMSDFNNLRRQLFELLDEVFQDCKAIAIVNPDQQSNP; translated from the coding sequence ATGTTAAACCGGTTTAGCATCTCCCAGAAGATCCTCGCCTACTCGGTGATGATCACTCTGCTCCTGTGCATCGGCGGAGCACTCGCCTTTACCAGCCTCAGCCGCACGCAGACCGATTGGCGCACTCATCAGGCGCGCATCATCGAACAACAGAAGCAGTTGCTCGCGCTGCATCGGGCTTTTGGTCCCGCCGCGCAGAGCCAGACCGAAACCATGGCGCGCCTGGCGCACCAAACTCTGAGCGCCTATCAGAAGCTGGCAGGACTCAGCGCCGCCGAGAAGTCCTCTGTCGGCCTGCTTGCCGAGTTGGCCGACAAGTTGGGTGAGCCGGCCATCGCCACACAGTCTGAACAGGCGCTACAAAGCTTAAGCGAACAGTTCACCAAACGTGTGGCCGCAGACCACGGCGCCATCACCTCCAGCCTCTCTGGCGTCTCTACCCTGCTGCTGTGGATTCTTCTGCCCGCACTGCTGATGAGTTTGGCGTTCGCCTTTGTCACCCGCGCCTTTGTGCTGGCCAAAGCCGCCAGAATCACCGAAACCCTGGAGCTGCTCACTCATGGCGACTTGACCCGCCGCATCGCCGTGCCGGAAACCCCCGACGAATTGGACCAGTTGGCCATGGGGGTCAACCGCATGTCCGATAGCCTGGTGAAGATGATTCGCAACGTCTCCCTGCGTTCGGCCACGCTGGATGCAGTGATCAACGAGTCCCAAGGGGTCAAGGATCTGCTCAACAAAGACGCCAAACAGGCCCACGAGCGCACCTATGAAGCGGTGGCGCGCAACTCCGGCGTGGATGAGGATTTCACCGATCTGAAAAACCACATCGATAAAGTGTCGACCAACTTCACCACGGTATACGACGCCGCGCTGTCGCTGACCGAGCGCATCAGCGCCATCGCCGACGCCTCAGCCTCGGCGGAAGAGAACGTCTCATCGGCCGCCCGCTCCACCCAGGAGATGGCCGCCAATATCAATGAAATCAATCAGGATCTCGATAGCGTCAACGCCTCCATGCAGGAGGTCGCCAGCAAAATCGGCGACATCAATCAATCCATTCAGGAGGTCAACGAACGCTGCGTCACCGCCAACGCCGAGTCGCAACGCACCAAGGTGCAGTCGCAGGAATCCATGGAGCGGATGACCAAGCTGGCCGATTCCGCCCACTCCATTGAAGCGGTGGTGGAGATCATCAACGACATCGCCGAGCAGACCAATATGCTGGCGCTCAACGCCGCCATCGAAGCCGCCGGCGCCGGTGATGCGGGCAAGGGCTTTGCCGTGGTGGCCAACGAAGTCAAAGAGCTGGCGCGGCAGACCACAGAATCCACTCTGCTGATCCGGGAACGTATTGACGAAATCCAGGATGGCGCCCGCGACGCCGCCAACGCCAGCAAACACGTCAGCGAGAGCATCGAGCAGATCGCCGCCATTAATAACGAGATCAACACCCTGGTGGGCGAGCAGAACCACACCATCGGCGTCATCTCCCACTCCATGCAGGAGGTCTCACAAGCCGCCCTGCGCGTCTCCGGCAACGCTCAGGAGATCTCTGAGAGCGCTGGCGCCATCACCGCCGCCAGCCAGAGCGCCGACGCCAGCGTGCGCGAGATCACCGCCATGAGCGCCCAGGCTTCCAGTGACGCCGCCTCGCTTACCGAACTGGGGCAGCAGTCGCAGCAGTTGGCCGAAGAGGCCAAGACCATGGGCACCAACATCTTCTCCGCCTCCTGTGAGGTGCAGAAGAACGGCATCCAGACCATGAATCTGGTCAATATGATGAACGGCTCCATCCACCAGACCGAAATGTTGGTGGAGGTGATTCAGGAGACCAGCACCGCGCTACTGCAATCCACCGAAGGGCTGCGCATCGGCAACCCCACCTTCGATGTGCGCGCCATCAAACTGGCCCACCTGGGTTGGTTGACCAAGCTGGAGCACGTCATTCGCGGGCGCGTGAGCCTGTCGCCCAACGAAGTGGCCACCGGGCGCGATTGCGCCTTCGGCAAGTGGTACTACAGCTCCGGCGTGGAACTGTTCGGCGACCTGCCGGTGTTCCAGCATCTGGGCGAAGTGCACCTCAAAGTGCATGAAACTGCGCGTGAAGTGGTGCATCTGGCGCATGAGCAGAAGACCGAAGAGGCCATCGTCAAGATGTCTGATTTCAACAATCTGCGCCGTCAACTGTTCGAACTTCTCGATGAGGTATTCCAGGACTGCAAGGCCATCGCCATCGTCAACCCGGACCAGCAATCCAACCCGTAA